The following proteins are co-located in the Pomacea canaliculata isolate SZHN2017 linkage group LG8, ASM307304v1, whole genome shotgun sequence genome:
- the LOC112570730 gene encoding uncharacterized protein LOC112570730 isoform X1 — protein MFHIRHIKVPAHLRNTKHGPLYSFYAASGFGPPNMKENLRRGVLLATVASVLLLVGSLLTWLGLYMFTEVFGNKLPIMGPLVLAVGLLLLALALRQFCLVWKHKRSQARKEKADGARTQRSGEEVEGETEEADAGAVEMETWSHNESSNTPFPQNSYPGCCDPSAGEKLHHQGSGVIGSLPSTMVTTTQTTLMSLPHSTTYQPVSASWIPPPTPTSPIPGTAPEGKVRSCSDLAIMGTPPNPRPVIRYSQGQLQLLDCHAAGAGLGGTAISPSTIASTPSHQSLGERSGSVQEGNSYHSLSLSLERTDVLETI, from the exons ATGTTTCATATACGCCATATCAAGGTGCCAGCACACCTTCGCAACACAAAGCATGGTCCTCTCTACTCTTTCTACGCAGCTTCCGGCTTTGGGCCACCCAACATGAAGGAGAACCTACGACGAGGTGTCCTTTTAGCCACTGTAGCATCTGTTCTTCTTCTAGTGGGATCACTATTAACCTGGCTAGGTTTGTACA tgttcacGGAGGTCTTTGGCAACAAACTACCAATCATGGGTCCACTAGTCTTGGCTGTAGGGTTACTTCTTCTTGCTTTGGCACTGCGACAGTTTTGCCTTGTTTGGAAACACAAGCGATCACAAGCAAGAAAAGAGAAG GCAGATGGTGCTAGGACCCAAAGATCTGGAGAAGAGGTAGAAGGTGAGACTGAGGAAGCTGATGCAGGTGCAGTGGAAATGGAAACATGGAGTCATAATGAGAGCAGCAACACTCCCTTCCCACAGAATAG TTATCCCGGGTGTTGTGACCCATCTGCTGGTGAAAAGTTGCACCATCAAGGTTCTGGGGTCATTGGGTCTCTTCCTTCTACAATGGTTACTACAACCCAGACTACCCTGATGAGTCTGCCTCATTCTACTACCTACCAACCAGTCTCAGCATCATGGATACCTCCACCGACACCAACGTCTCCTATCCCTGGTACAGCACCAGAAGGCAAAGTTCGCTCCTGCAGTGATCTGGCAATCATGGGTACACCTCCCAACCCACGCCCAGTCATACGCTACAGTCAGGGTCAGCTGCAGCTGCTAGATTGCCATGCTGCAGGTGCAGGGCTGGGAGGGACAGCCATCAGCCCCTCAACTATAGCCAGCACTCCCAGCCATCAGTCCTTGGGGGAGCGCAGTGGGAGTGTACAGGAGGGCAACAGTTACCATAGCTTGTCCCTGTCACTGGAGAGAACTGATGTCTTGGAGACTATTTAA
- the LOC112570730 gene encoding uncharacterized protein LOC112570730 isoform X2 translates to MFHIRHIKVPAHLRNTKHGPLYSFYAASGFGPPNMKENLRRGVLLATVASVLLLVGSLLTWLVFTEVFGNKLPIMGPLVLAVGLLLLALALRQFCLVWKHKRSQARKEKADGARTQRSGEEVEGETEEADAGAVEMETWSHNESSNTPFPQNSYPGCCDPSAGEKLHHQGSGVIGSLPSTMVTTTQTTLMSLPHSTTYQPVSASWIPPPTPTSPIPGTAPEGKVRSCSDLAIMGTPPNPRPVIRYSQGQLQLLDCHAAGAGLGGTAISPSTIASTPSHQSLGERSGSVQEGNSYHSLSLSLERTDVLETI, encoded by the exons ATGTTTCATATACGCCATATCAAGGTGCCAGCACACCTTCGCAACACAAAGCATGGTCCTCTCTACTCTTTCTACGCAGCTTCCGGCTTTGGGCCACCCAACATGAAGGAGAACCTACGACGAGGTGTCCTTTTAGCCACTGTAGCATCTGTTCTTCTTCTAGTGGGATCACTATTAACCTGGCTAG tgttcacGGAGGTCTTTGGCAACAAACTACCAATCATGGGTCCACTAGTCTTGGCTGTAGGGTTACTTCTTCTTGCTTTGGCACTGCGACAGTTTTGCCTTGTTTGGAAACACAAGCGATCACAAGCAAGAAAAGAGAAG GCAGATGGTGCTAGGACCCAAAGATCTGGAGAAGAGGTAGAAGGTGAGACTGAGGAAGCTGATGCAGGTGCAGTGGAAATGGAAACATGGAGTCATAATGAGAGCAGCAACACTCCCTTCCCACAGAATAG TTATCCCGGGTGTTGTGACCCATCTGCTGGTGAAAAGTTGCACCATCAAGGTTCTGGGGTCATTGGGTCTCTTCCTTCTACAATGGTTACTACAACCCAGACTACCCTGATGAGTCTGCCTCATTCTACTACCTACCAACCAGTCTCAGCATCATGGATACCTCCACCGACACCAACGTCTCCTATCCCTGGTACAGCACCAGAAGGCAAAGTTCGCTCCTGCAGTGATCTGGCAATCATGGGTACACCTCCCAACCCACGCCCAGTCATACGCTACAGTCAGGGTCAGCTGCAGCTGCTAGATTGCCATGCTGCAGGTGCAGGGCTGGGAGGGACAGCCATCAGCCCCTCAACTATAGCCAGCACTCCCAGCCATCAGTCCTTGGGGGAGCGCAGTGGGAGTGTACAGGAGGGCAACAGTTACCATAGCTTGTCCCTGTCACTGGAGAGAACTGATGTCTTGGAGACTATTTAA